In the genome of Rhodoferax sp. BAB1, one region contains:
- a CDS encoding glycosyltransferase family 2 protein: MKQPLLSLLVLGFRNFDVTTRTCLDSLHPWLQDPDIELLVMDNGSPDDSAEKTEAWCENHPTVRCLVSSSNLGFAGGMNWGGVQAHGDWLLLVNNDTLFPAQALDALKRVIRNAPPDVAMLGPVTNSAGNGQRLWKPDATQQDWLEIGAWINQNPTGHLMPTYRSDFFCIAIRRDVWEKLGGLDQTFGLGYYEDFDFSLRLAKAGYRQMITEDVFVLHTGSATFKGNTAARALMKRNKKLLRGKHPDARFEHVRQGNLAVLLAYQALRQSGDWTPELEYRRVLRHSALLGDAPRSPLKKWLWKCKIRHLL; the protein is encoded by the coding sequence TTGAAGCAGCCTTTGTTGTCATTGCTGGTGCTCGGATTCCGGAACTTCGATGTCACCACACGGACTTGTCTGGATTCTCTGCACCCATGGCTGCAAGATCCCGACATCGAGTTGCTGGTGATGGACAATGGCTCGCCGGACGACTCTGCGGAAAAAACGGAAGCCTGGTGTGAAAACCATCCGACAGTCCGTTGTCTTGTGAGTTCAAGCAACCTCGGGTTTGCGGGGGGTATGAATTGGGGCGGTGTCCAAGCGCATGGAGATTGGTTGCTGCTGGTGAACAATGACACCTTGTTCCCAGCTCAAGCGCTGGACGCACTCAAGAGAGTGATACGCAACGCTCCTCCCGATGTCGCCATGCTGGGGCCGGTAACGAATTCCGCGGGTAACGGGCAGCGTCTCTGGAAACCAGATGCGACTCAGCAGGATTGGCTCGAGATCGGTGCCTGGATCAACCAGAATCCGACAGGGCATCTGATGCCCACCTACCGAAGTGACTTTTTCTGCATAGCGATCCGCCGTGATGTCTGGGAGAAGCTGGGAGGTCTCGATCAGACGTTTGGTCTCGGTTATTACGAGGATTTCGATTTCAGCCTGCGCCTGGCAAAGGCGGGCTACCGACAGATGATCACCGAGGATGTTTTCGTCCTGCATACCGGCAGCGCAACCTTCAAGGGTAATACTGCTGCGCGCGCGTTGATGAAGCGCAACAAGAAGCTGTTGCGGGGCAAGCATCCGGATGCACGATTCGAACATGTGCGCCAGGGTAATCTGGCCGTTTTGCTTGCGTATCAGGCGCTCAGACAGTCCGGCGACTGGACGCCCGAACTCGAATATCGCAGGGTTTTGCGGCACAGTGCGTTGCTGGGAGATGCCCCGCGCAGTCCATTGAAAAAATGGCTATGGAAATGCAAGATCAGGCACTTGCTTTGA
- a CDS encoding glycosyltransferase, protein MTDQPRQRWLVLSHAFNMDGRAASHTITDKLPHLRAAGIEVVVLSGVSGEKDKELEHYQLWPAGPAGLRFDLRHVLRKHVGKGIVYRILMTLASLLLLPGLVIEKLFRPLESSWSWWFTAYLKGRALARQQPFDLIYSTGGAYAAHVAGRALKFATGTPWLAEVHDPLVVPGTTPTTTHQKKQAEIERQICTDADLAVWFTDQALASARARHPQLGERGKMMLPGIDRPFESLPPYLPGATFVVGHFGSLSASRSMLPFIEALELLHIRRPDLLAATELHIYGGAIDAPAAQKLETSPVRERVRQFGRIETDPVTGLSGRDQILHRMRGADILLLLHGEDPLCEEYIPSKLYEYLWMQRPILSIVHRNPQMAAMIRGEGHTVVQTGLAAGDSVPTAVAQPLAAALEQLYERWRSPGLPDSGRESPYTTQASSMQLVGWVRQVRKRPV, encoded by the coding sequence ATGACCGATCAACCGCGGCAACGCTGGCTCGTCCTCTCGCACGCCTTCAACATGGACGGCCGCGCGGCCAGCCACACCATCACCGACAAGCTGCCGCACCTGCGCGCGGCCGGCATCGAGGTGGTGGTCCTCAGCGGGGTGTCCGGCGAAAAGGACAAGGAACTGGAGCACTACCAACTCTGGCCTGCCGGCCCCGCCGGCCTGCGTTTCGACCTGCGCCATGTGCTGCGCAAGCATGTGGGCAAGGGCATCGTCTACCGTATCCTGATGACGCTGGCTTCGCTGCTGCTGCTGCCGGGCCTGGTCATCGAGAAACTGTTTCGTCCGCTGGAGAGCTCCTGGTCCTGGTGGTTCACGGCCTATCTCAAGGGCCGTGCGCTCGCACGCCAGCAGCCTTTCGACCTGATCTACTCCACCGGCGGCGCCTATGCCGCCCATGTGGCCGGGCGGGCGCTCAAGTTCGCCACCGGCACCCCCTGGCTGGCCGAGGTGCACGACCCGCTGGTGGTGCCGGGCACCACGCCCACGACGACGCACCAGAAGAAACAGGCCGAGATCGAGCGCCAGATCTGTACCGACGCCGACCTCGCCGTCTGGTTCACCGACCAGGCCCTGGCCAGCGCCCGCGCCCGGCATCCGCAACTTGGCGAGCGCGGCAAGATGATGCTGCCCGGCATCGACCGCCCCTTTGAATCGTTGCCGCCCTACCTGCCGGGGGCGACGTTTGTGGTCGGCCATTTTGGTTCGCTCTCCGCCTCGCGCAGCATGCTGCCTTTCATCGAGGCGCTGGAGCTGCTCCATATCCGCCGCCCGGACCTGCTGGCTGCCACGGAACTGCACATCTACGGTGGTGCCATCGATGCCCCGGCGGCCCAGAAGCTGGAAACCTCCCCGGTACGCGAGCGGGTGCGCCAGTTCGGCCGCATCGAGACCGATCCCGTCACGGGCCTGAGCGGCCGCGACCAGATCCTGCATCGCATGCGCGGCGCGGACATCCTGCTGCTGCTGCACGGCGAAGACCCGCTGTGCGAGGAATATATTCCCTCCAAGCTCTACGAATACCTGTGGATGCAGCGCCCCATCCTTTCCATCGTGCACCGCAACCCGCAGATGGCGGCCATGATCCGCGGCGAAGGGCACACGGTGGTGCAGACCGGACTGGCCGCAGGTGACAGCGTCCCCACCGCCGTGGCCCAGCCCCTGGCCGCCGCGCTGGAGCAGCTCTACGAGCGCTGGCGCAGCCCGGGTCTGCCCGACAGCGGGCGGGAGAGCCCGTACACGACGCAGGCATCGTCCATGCAGCTGGTAGGCTGGGTGCGACAGGTACGTAAGAGGCCAGTTTGA
- a CDS encoding glycosyltransferase family 4 protein: protein MRIAIINRIFSRTAGGAESYAVSIAEELAGRHELHVFAQESNEPVPGVTYHRVFCLGQKPRWLNQLLFALSSWWLTRKGFDVVHSHENTWHGQVQTIHVRPLRYNLLQGKRGWQRAWAWLKVWTSPRLATYVWLEGARFRRARERRIVATSTLLRQECELAYPACRKHLSVITPGTQLQQDTMTRTVARRKLDLPFDVPLLLFVANDYKRKGLDALLKALALLPAEVQLAVAGKPASIPRYEQQARELGLASRVHFLGSLDDLVPAYRAADCLVHPTLEDSFAMVVLEAMSHGLPVVVSGPVHCGISRELQDGREALLLHDPRNSADLARLLRSVLDTSELADHLRQHGLAFAQAHTWERAAIEYEALYQQVLSPDSP, encoded by the coding sequence ATGCGCATCGCCATCATCAACCGCATCTTCTCCCGCACCGCCGGCGGCGCCGAAAGCTACGCGGTGTCGATTGCCGAAGAGTTGGCCGGTCGGCACGAGCTTCACGTTTTTGCCCAGGAAAGCAATGAGCCCGTGCCGGGCGTGACCTACCACCGGGTGTTCTGCCTGGGGCAGAAACCACGCTGGCTCAACCAGCTGCTCTTTGCCCTGTCCAGCTGGTGGTTGACCCGCAAGGGCTTTGACGTGGTGCACTCCCATGAGAACACCTGGCATGGCCAGGTGCAGACCATCCACGTGCGGCCCTTGCGCTACAACCTGCTGCAGGGCAAGCGCGGCTGGCAGCGGGCCTGGGCCTGGCTCAAGGTGTGGACCAGCCCGCGGCTGGCCACCTATGTCTGGCTGGAAGGCGCGAGGTTCCGGCGTGCCCGTGAGCGGCGCATCGTGGCCACGTCCACCCTGCTGCGCCAGGAATGCGAGCTGGCCTACCCCGCTTGCCGCAAGCACCTGAGCGTCATCACGCCGGGCACCCAGCTGCAGCAGGACACGATGACACGCACGGTGGCCCGTCGCAAGCTCGACCTGCCGTTCGACGTGCCGCTGCTGCTCTTCGTTGCCAACGACTACAAGCGCAAGGGCCTGGATGCGCTGCTCAAGGCCCTGGCCCTGCTGCCGGCCGAGGTGCAGTTGGCCGTGGCCGGCAAGCCGGCCTCCATTCCGCGGTATGAGCAGCAGGCCCGGGAGCTCGGGCTGGCCTCGCGTGTGCATTTCCTGGGTTCCCTGGACGACCTGGTGCCGGCCTACCGCGCGGCTGACTGCCTGGTGCACCCGACCCTGGAAGACAGCTTTGCCATGGTGGTGCTGGAAGCCATGTCGCATGGCCTGCCCGTGGTGGTCAGCGGCCCGGTGCACTGTGGCATCTCGCGCGAGCTGCAGGATGGGCGCGAAGCCCTGCTGCTGCATGACCCGCGCAACAGTGCAGACCTGGCCCGGCTGCTGCGTTCCGTCCTTGACACATCCGAGCTGGCCGACCATCTGCGCCAGCACGGCCTGGCGTTCGCGCAGGCCCATACATGGGAGAGGGCCGCGATAGAATACGAAGCGCTCTACCAGCAGGTTCTTTCCCCCGATTCCCCATGA
- the rng gene encoding ribonuclease G produces the protein MSQEDILINWSPQETRVAVVENAAVQELHVERASERGLVGNIYLGKVSRVLPGMQSAFIDIGLDKAAFLHVADVWHPPAEGESLSASRASQPQVPIEKQVFEGQALMVQVIKDPIGTKGARLSTQVSIAGRLLVFLPQDDHIGVSQKIPLAQRDELRTRLQKLVGEPGGGFILRTNGEDSSDAELGEDIAYLRKTWARIKDASMRLPPKSLLHQDLNLLQRVLRDLVSEHTVTIKVDSREQFEALHAFGMEFMPAAAGKLQHYKGERPIFDLFGIDEEIAKALGRRVELKSGGYLIVDQTEALTTVDVNTGGFVGARNFDDTIFKTNLEAAGAIARQLRLRNLGGIIIADFIDMTREDHREAVLAEFRKQLARDRVKTMLGGFSQLGLLEMTRKRTRESLAHMLCEPCPSCTGKGIVKTARSVAYDILREILREARQFNPREFRVVAAPQVIELLLDEESQHMAGLSDFIGKPISLQSEASMWQEQYDIVLL, from the coding sequence GTGTCACAAGAAGACATCCTGATCAACTGGTCGCCGCAGGAGACGCGGGTGGCCGTGGTGGAAAACGCCGCCGTGCAGGAACTGCATGTGGAGCGCGCCAGCGAGCGCGGCCTGGTGGGCAATATCTACCTGGGCAAGGTCTCGCGTGTGCTGCCCGGCATGCAGTCGGCCTTCATCGACATCGGCCTGGACAAGGCCGCCTTCCTGCACGTCGCGGACGTCTGGCACCCGCCAGCCGAAGGCGAGTCGCTCAGTGCCTCGCGCGCCTCGCAGCCCCAGGTGCCGATCGAGAAGCAGGTCTTCGAGGGCCAGGCCCTGATGGTGCAGGTCATCAAGGACCCGATCGGCACCAAGGGCGCGCGCCTGTCCACCCAGGTCAGCATCGCCGGGCGCCTGCTGGTCTTCCTGCCGCAGGATGACCACATCGGCGTGTCGCAGAAGATCCCGCTGGCCCAGCGCGACGAGCTGCGCACGCGGCTGCAGAAACTGGTGGGCGAGCCCGGCGGTGGTTTCATCCTGCGTACCAATGGCGAAGACTCCAGCGACGCCGAACTGGGCGAGGACATCGCCTACCTGCGCAAGACCTGGGCCCGCATCAAGGACGCATCGATGCGCCTGCCCCCGAAATCCCTGTTGCACCAGGACCTGAACCTGCTGCAGCGTGTGCTGCGCGACCTGGTCAGCGAGCACACGGTGACGATCAAGGTCGATTCGCGCGAGCAGTTCGAGGCCCTGCACGCCTTCGGCATGGAATTCATGCCGGCGGCAGCGGGCAAACTGCAGCACTACAAGGGCGAGCGGCCGATCTTCGACCTGTTCGGGATCGACGAGGAGATTGCCAAGGCCCTGGGCCGGCGCGTGGAACTGAAGTCCGGCGGTTACCTGATCGTGGACCAGACCGAGGCGCTGACCACCGTGGATGTAAACACCGGCGGTTTTGTGGGTGCCCGCAATTTCGACGACACCATCTTCAAGACCAACCTGGAGGCGGCTGGTGCCATTGCCCGCCAGCTGCGCCTGCGCAACCTGGGTGGCATCATCATTGCCGACTTCATCGACATGACGCGCGAGGACCACCGCGAGGCGGTGCTGGCCGAGTTCCGCAAACAGCTCGCGCGCGACCGGGTCAAGACCATGCTGGGCGGCTTCTCGCAACTGGGCCTGCTGGAGATGACCCGCAAGCGCACGCGCGAGTCGCTGGCCCACATGCTTTGCGAACCCTGCCCGAGCTGCACCGGCAAGGGCATCGTCAAGACCGCGCGCAGTGTGGCCTACGACATCCTGCGCGAGATCCTGCGCGAGGCGCGCCAGTTCAACCCGCGCGAGTTCCGCGTGGTGGCCGCACCGCAGGTGATAGAGCTGCTGCTGGACGAGGAAAGCCAGCACATGGCCGGCCTCTCCGACTTCATCGGCAAACCGATCTCGCTGCAAAGCGAGGCCTCGATGTGGCAGGAGCAGTACGACATCGTGCTGCTGTGA
- a CDS encoding nucleoside triphosphate pyrophosphatase, translating to MADFIYLASQSPRRRQLLEQLGVRHELLLPDPDEDAEALEAFKPGEAPAAYVQRVTQLKLDAALARLKRRGLPAAPVLCSDTTVALGRTIYGKPEDAADARRMLAELSGQSHRVLTAVAIGTARRRVQALSTSRVTFAALSRQQIAAYVTSGEPMGKAGAYAVQGRAAAFISHISGSYSGIMGLPMHETAQLLQAFGFKI from the coding sequence ATGGCTGACTTTATTTATCTCGCTTCCCAGAGCCCACGCCGTCGTCAGCTGCTGGAGCAACTGGGCGTGCGACACGAACTGCTGCTGCCGGACCCCGACGAGGACGCCGAGGCACTGGAAGCCTTTAAGCCAGGCGAGGCCCCGGCGGCCTACGTGCAGCGCGTCACCCAGCTCAAGCTGGACGCCGCCCTGGCACGCCTCAAGCGCCGTGGCCTGCCGGCAGCGCCCGTGCTGTGCTCGGACACCACGGTGGCCTTGGGGCGCACCATTTACGGCAAGCCCGAAGATGCGGCCGATGCCCGGCGCATGCTGGCAGAACTGTCCGGCCAGAGCCACCGCGTGCTGACGGCCGTGGCCATCGGGACTGCACGCCGGCGCGTGCAGGCCCTCAGCACTTCGCGCGTCACCTTTGCCGCGCTGAGCCGCCAGCAGATCGCCGCCTACGTGACCAGCGGCGAGCCCATGGGCAAGGCCGGTGCCTATGCGGTGCAGGGCAGGGCGGCGGCCTTCATTTCGCATATCTCGGGCAGCTACTCTGGCATCATGGGACTGCCCATGCACGAGACGGCACAATTGCTGCAAGCATTCGGTTTCAAAATCTAG
- the rlmH gene encoding 23S rRNA (pseudouridine(1915)-N(3))-methyltransferase RlmH, producing MKLLIVAVGQRVPDWAQTAWDDYAKRFPPELRVELKAVKTEPRGSRTVEQLMAAERKRIEEAIPKGTRIVALDERGTTLSTMALAGKLKDWQLGGGDVALVIGGPDGLETAFRQAAHERIRLSDLTLPHAMVRVLLVEQLYRAWSINANHPYHRE from the coding sequence GTGAAGCTGCTGATCGTCGCGGTCGGCCAGCGTGTGCCCGACTGGGCGCAGACGGCCTGGGACGACTACGCCAAGCGTTTCCCGCCGGAGTTGCGGGTCGAGCTCAAGGCCGTCAAGACCGAGCCACGGGGCTCCAGGACCGTGGAGCAGCTGATGGCGGCCGAGCGCAAGCGCATCGAGGAAGCGATTCCCAAGGGCACCCGCATCGTCGCTCTGGACGAGCGGGGCACTACGCTGAGCACCATGGCGCTGGCGGGAAAACTCAAGGACTGGCAGCTGGGCGGGGGCGACGTGGCCCTGGTCATCGGCGGGCCCGACGGGCTGGAGACGGCCTTCCGCCAGGCCGCGCACGAACGCATCCGCCTCTCGGACCTGACCCTGCCGCACGCCATGGTGCGTGTGCTGCTGGTCGAGCAGCTTTATCGGGCCTGGTCCATCAACGCCAACCATCCCTATCACCGCGAATGA
- the rsfS gene encoding ribosome silencing factor: MTTETAAKKDIQKLQRAIIDGLEDVKAQDIQVFNTEKLSALFERVMVASGTSNRQTKALAASVRDAVRDAGFAKPRMEGEENGEWIIVDCGAAVVHIMQPAIRQYYHLEDLWGETPVRLKFGADKPAAKVVDKAPAKAAAPAKTGSLRRASAAKQGVAEAYPSRAQLKKAEEKKAADRKKAAGKPAARKTVAAKAPAAKTTAKAPIKTVKVNAAKAPAKKTAAKTAAKPASKAAKAPAKKTATRKAR; encoded by the coding sequence ATGACCACCGAAACCGCCGCCAAAAAAGACATCCAGAAACTCCAGCGCGCCATCATCGATGGCCTGGAGGACGTGAAGGCCCAGGACATCCAGGTGTTCAATACCGAGAAGCTCTCGGCGTTGTTCGAGCGTGTGATGGTGGCCTCCGGTACATCCAATCGCCAGACCAAGGCGCTGGCGGCCAGCGTGCGTGACGCCGTGCGCGATGCCGGTTTTGCCAAACCGCGCATGGAAGGTGAAGAGAACGGCGAGTGGATCATCGTGGACTGCGGCGCCGCCGTGGTGCACATCATGCAGCCGGCCATCCGCCAGTACTACCACCTGGAAGACCTGTGGGGCGAGACCCCGGTGCGCCTGAAGTTCGGTGCCGACAAGCCGGCCGCCAAGGTGGTCGACAAGGCACCCGCCAAGGCCGCCGCCCCCGCCAAGACCGGCAGCCTGCGCCGCGCCAGCGCGGCCAAGCAGGGCGTGGCCGAGGCCTATCCCTCACGCGCCCAGCTGAAGAAGGCCGAGGAGAAGAAGGCGGCCGATCGCAAGAAGGCGGCGGGCAAGCCGGCGGCCAGGAAGACGGTCGCGGCCAAGGCCCCCGCCGCCAAGACCACGGCCAAGGCCCCGATCAAGACCGTGAAGGTGAATGCGGCCAAGGCGCCGGCCAAAAAGACGGCGGCCAAGACCGCCGCCAAGCCGGCCAGCAAGGCGGCTAAGGCCCCGGCGAAGAAGACGGCGACCCGCAAGGCGCGGTGA
- the nadD gene encoding nicotinate (nicotinamide) nucleotide adenylyltransferase: MFGGAFDPPHLAHRALAQAAIEQLQLDALCVLPTGQAWHKSRPLTAATHRLAMSRLAFDGLPQVQLDDREIRRAGPSYTLDTLRELHAENPQAQLYLVMGKDQADVLPTWRHWEEIVRLAIICVADRDLLTGQETRFVPPPEMAGRFCKLQMPAMDISATGIRARVASRQGIAPLVSPAVARYIEDNHLYQST; the protein is encoded by the coding sequence ATGTTCGGCGGCGCCTTCGACCCGCCGCATCTGGCGCACCGCGCCCTGGCCCAGGCCGCCATCGAACAACTCCAGCTGGATGCGCTGTGCGTGCTGCCCACCGGCCAGGCCTGGCACAAGAGCCGGCCGCTCACGGCGGCCACACACCGCCTGGCCATGAGCCGGCTGGCGTTTGACGGCCTGCCGCAGGTACAGCTGGACGACCGGGAAATCCGCCGTGCCGGCCCGTCCTACACCCTGGACACCCTGCGTGAACTGCACGCCGAAAACCCGCAGGCCCAACTCTATCTGGTCATGGGCAAGGACCAGGCCGATGTGCTGCCGACCTGGCGCCATTGGGAGGAGATTGTCCGTCTTGCTATAATTTGTGTAGCTGACCGGGATCTTTTGACCGGCCAGGAAACCCGTTTTGTCCCCCCGCCCGAGATGGCGGGCCGTTTCTGCAAGCTGCAGATGCCGGCCATGGACATCAGCGCCACCGGCATCCGCGCCCGCGTCGCCAGCCGGCAGGGCATCGCCCCACTGGTCAGCCCCGCCGTTGCGCGCTATATTGAAGACAATCACCTCTACCAAAGCACCTGA